One genomic region from Leptospira licerasiae serovar Varillal str. VAR 010 encodes:
- a CDS encoding adenylate/guanylate cyclase domain-containing protein, giving the protein MPSSTKYIPFGPNGAVAFWAKAKDKIQNQDELRAWADLGIKTVVCVFSEKGSSLVTDLEEVLHAGEWKLFALEIPPGPETNESVFYSAWKLISASAKSNILFLIPEELEERWEVILSKMVISSYPHIATGELGAWFPSLQGQAEAEFLGEFKTYASRKKAPKEIPDSTRGEFSLYLKELPLAVSGIELGVFKNGHKDPNGKKKVPKFQEAENFRTLESKPVISFDTVFSGEKQDIETPEVVQETPKPEVVSEKKNIPKKESTPPPTADAGNFATSAKFPLQLKLMAVISLLLTVTVSTVILYASSEFKKNYEVRVLETNFSLVNILGIKVKSDLKDIRDKGKTLTEKLLDPKGPGAYADLFFRNEPDFLLAGIYSAEGDKLKKRTVLYNDSYLEGISSNRDELDAAVSQKESSFLKTIQSGGRIDNLTPNFKEPTFSISVYDSQSKSILLYIIRAERLLSVFQKQDINVPFLINGDGDLIAHHDLQLLASQTNWADLPIFETMLSSVREDSQQTRYEDSTKTKYYGSYQKLGFGGAGVIVSVPEEKVFEMVYRIQTKNLLIMAIALCIALIIVFFLARTITIPVLKLLTATVEIAKGNFRIGIKSTTKDEIGVLTDYFVSMGKGLEEREKVKDALGRFVNKEIAEMVLNKELTLGGERKMCAIFFSDIRSFTAISEKLQPEEVVEFLNEYMTEMVRCVNDTHGIVDKFIGDAIMATWGAVRTSEQDAENAVNGALLMRAALIKFNEGRGGDKRPVIRIGCGLNYGPVIAGQIGSEERLEYTVIGDAVNLASRVEALNKPFGTDILITQDLLDHVKDIFAVEKMQSIKVKGKEEPQTIYAVLGRKDDMDRPRDLNDLRRRLGIEYESKKKTKTGDEEEELKYEILE; this is encoded by the coding sequence ATGCCATCATCTACAAAATACATTCCCTTCGGACCAAACGGTGCAGTCGCCTTCTGGGCCAAAGCAAAGGATAAGATCCAAAACCAGGACGAGTTAAGAGCCTGGGCAGATCTAGGGATCAAAACTGTAGTCTGTGTATTCTCCGAAAAAGGTTCTTCTTTAGTCACCGACTTGGAAGAAGTTCTGCATGCAGGAGAATGGAAACTATTCGCATTAGAAATTCCTCCTGGACCTGAAACGAACGAGTCCGTATTCTACTCCGCTTGGAAATTAATTTCAGCATCAGCAAAATCTAATATTTTATTTTTAATCCCGGAAGAATTGGAAGAAAGATGGGAAGTAATACTTTCCAAAATGGTAATTTCTTCTTATCCGCATATCGCCACTGGCGAGTTAGGCGCTTGGTTCCCTTCCCTCCAAGGACAAGCGGAAGCTGAATTCTTAGGAGAATTTAAAACATACGCTTCTCGTAAAAAAGCGCCTAAAGAGATCCCTGATTCTACGAGAGGAGAATTTTCACTTTATCTAAAGGAACTTCCGTTAGCGGTTTCCGGAATTGAATTGGGAGTTTTTAAGAACGGACATAAAGATCCTAACGGAAAGAAGAAGGTCCCAAAATTCCAAGAGGCCGAAAATTTCCGCACCTTGGAGAGTAAGCCGGTCATCTCCTTTGATACCGTATTCTCTGGAGAAAAACAGGATATAGAGACTCCTGAAGTGGTTCAGGAAACGCCAAAGCCTGAGGTAGTATCAGAAAAAAAGAATATTCCAAAAAAAGAATCCACACCTCCCCCTACCGCAGATGCGGGTAATTTTGCAACAAGCGCAAAATTCCCTCTTCAATTGAAACTGATGGCTGTGATCTCACTTTTACTTACCGTCACGGTTTCCACTGTCATTTTATATGCATCCAGTGAATTCAAAAAGAACTACGAAGTAAGGGTATTGGAGACTAACTTCTCTTTGGTGAATATTTTAGGGATCAAAGTAAAATCGGACCTAAAAGACATCCGTGACAAAGGTAAAACTCTTACGGAAAAACTTTTGGACCCTAAAGGCCCGGGAGCTTATGCGGATCTTTTCTTTAGGAACGAACCTGATTTCCTTTTAGCAGGAATTTATTCCGCGGAAGGAGACAAGCTCAAAAAGAGGACCGTGCTCTATAACGATTCTTATCTGGAAGGAATTTCCTCCAATAGAGATGAATTGGATGCAGCTGTTTCCCAAAAGGAATCTTCTTTTTTAAAAACGATCCAATCGGGGGGAAGGATAGACAATCTTACTCCTAATTTCAAAGAGCCTACTTTTTCTATTTCAGTTTATGATTCTCAGAGTAAATCTATTCTGCTTTATATTATCCGCGCAGAAAGACTTTTATCCGTATTCCAAAAACAGGATATTAACGTTCCATTCTTGATCAATGGAGATGGAGATCTGATTGCGCATCATGATCTTCAACTTCTTGCGTCCCAAACGAATTGGGCCGACTTACCGATCTTTGAAACAATGCTTTCTTCCGTCAGAGAGGACAGCCAACAGACAAGGTATGAGGATTCAACTAAGACAAAATATTACGGTTCCTACCAAAAATTAGGTTTTGGCGGAGCCGGAGTAATCGTGTCCGTTCCGGAAGAAAAAGTTTTCGAGATGGTCTATCGTATCCAGACCAAAAACCTTCTCATCATGGCGATCGCACTTTGTATCGCTCTTATCATTGTATTCTTCTTAGCAAGAACCATTACCATCCCTGTATTAAAACTTCTGACGGCAACCGTAGAGATCGCAAAGGGAAATTTCAGGATCGGGATCAAGTCTACTACGAAGGACGAGATCGGCGTTTTGACCGATTATTTCGTGAGTATGGGAAAAGGTCTGGAAGAAAGAGAGAAAGTTAAGGATGCACTTGGCCGGTTTGTAAACAAAGAGATCGCCGAAATGGTCCTAAACAAAGAGCTAACGTTAGGCGGAGAAAGAAAGATGTGTGCCATTTTCTTCTCGGATATCCGCTCCTTCACAGCTATATCTGAAAAACTACAACCGGAAGAGGTCGTGGAATTCTTAAACGAGTACATGACAGAGATGGTTCGTTGCGTAAACGATACTCATGGGATCGTGGATAAGTTTATCGGGGACGCAATCATGGCTACTTGGGGAGCGGTTCGTACTTCCGAACAAGACGCGGAGAATGCAGTGAACGGTGCACTTTTGATGAGGGCCGCCCTTATCAAATTCAACGAAGGAAGAGGTGGGGATAAAAGACCCGTTATCCGTATCGGTTGCGGACTTAACTATGGACCTGTGATCGCCGGACAGATCGGTTCCGAAGAAAGATTGGAATATACCGTTATCGGCGACGCAGTGAACCTCGCCTCTCGAGTCGAAGCCTTGAATAAACCTTTCGGCACGGACATTTTGATCACACAAGATCTACTGGATCATGTAAAAGATATTTTTGCGGTCGAAAAAATGCAATCTATCAAGGTAAAGGGTAAAGAAGAACCCCAAACCATTTACGCAGTTCTGGGAAGAAAAGACGATATGGATCGCCCTAGAGATCTAAACGATCTAAGAAGAAGACTCGGAATAGAATACGAATCCAAGAAAAAAACAAAAACGGGAGATGAGGAAGAGGAATTAAAGTATGAAATACTTGAATGA
- a CDS encoding LIC11435 family protein, whose amino-acid sequence MLSKRFQKSNTIAALLVGFLLFSLPIFAKEEGVKLEWRPIPDAGGYLVEIKDPRGKITKEKTTTTQIQIDLPPGAYEHRIGVLNKYGRVSVFSAWIPFEVILSQKPEVIAAEKSKFLSKDMPETFEIKGKHFTDATKVILKDSKGNEIPIKSVDLKNSETIVVTIDRKKAPEGAVSLRLENPRNKTTERENYFLVAETEDELAALESKSSYSGSSGPSNFDLGAAARSAVLPGWGQYYQKKSTFRTAIFPSLIFVAGGYAAARGSSYLSATHELDAARQSNILYNSAFLQSGNPALFNLALYNYTQISPKYSHAVGEYNQLGVALGVLGFFYLINVIDAGFFPGPKQVKVEGTDTPVTVSPILRNVRDSDRTVTYASGNSYLLQQRMELGVEFTW is encoded by the coding sequence ATGTTGAGTAAAAGATTCCAAAAATCTAATACGATTGCGGCTCTTTTAGTAGGCTTCCTCCTATTCTCTCTTCCCATTTTCGCTAAGGAAGAAGGCGTAAAACTGGAATGGAGGCCGATTCCTGACGCGGGCGGTTACCTAGTCGAGATTAAAGATCCTCGAGGTAAGATCACCAAAGAAAAAACTACCACAACGCAGATCCAAATCGATTTACCTCCAGGCGCTTATGAACATAGGATAGGCGTTTTGAATAAATACGGGAGAGTTTCCGTTTTCTCCGCTTGGATCCCTTTCGAAGTTATTCTTTCCCAGAAACCTGAAGTGATCGCGGCCGAAAAAAGTAAGTTTTTAAGCAAGGACATGCCTGAAACTTTCGAGATAAAGGGTAAACATTTTACCGACGCCACAAAAGTAATATTAAAAGATTCTAAAGGAAACGAGATCCCCATTAAGTCGGTGGATCTTAAAAATTCGGAAACTATTGTAGTTACTATTGATAGGAAAAAAGCACCGGAAGGCGCAGTTTCCTTACGTTTAGAGAATCCGAGAAACAAAACTACGGAAAGGGAAAATTATTTCTTAGTAGCCGAAACGGAAGATGAATTAGCCGCTTTAGAATCCAAGTCCTCTTATTCCGGCTCATCCGGGCCTTCTAACTTTGATCTTGGAGCTGCAGCAAGATCTGCTGTACTTCCAGGTTGGGGACAATATTACCAAAAGAAGTCCACATTTAGGACGGCAATCTTTCCGAGTTTAATTTTTGTAGCAGGAGGTTACGCTGCTGCAAGAGGAAGTTCTTATTTAAGCGCAACTCATGAACTGGATGCAGCAAGACAGAGTAATATTTTATATAACTCTGCATTTTTACAATCTGGGAACCCTGCACTATTCAACCTAGCATTATATAATTACACTCAAATCTCTCCCAAATACTCTCACGCAGTTGGAGAATACAACCAACTTGGAGTGGCCTTAGGAGTATTAGGATTTTTTTATCTGATCAACGTGATCGACGCGGGATTTTTTCCCGGACCTAAACAAGTAAAGGTAGAAGGGACCGATACTCCCGTAACAGTCTCCCCGATCCTCAGAAATGTTAGAGACTCCGATAGAACGGTCACTTACGCCTCAGG
- a CDS encoding FecR domain-containing protein — protein sequence MKYLNDGRIVVTALVLLLFFFSGLLYLYANAGPKTGTNKVVGQLKTKQLKILRKLDSEVIWEELDESDPIRYRDTIRTEEGSEAVLLFTDGENSAEIRMDERSMILVEDTDKISFVSGSLSATGGGSGNLQISSGDTKISLGNSDLKISKDENKGLNLEVKQGEAKVVSSSGENTVGKNQSADLKDGKVEVHTLNLETVSPPDKTFFPIAVETLPIRFEWKNSPSVKTFRLEIAKDSGFRTGLKKLNAVGTNASISLPGGSYYWRLAGKNPQSGKDEFSSSKNFKLVSWNKPKLVSPTNKEIFSFTETTPPVRFQWNTFDSQTKYKLEVSSDANFKQIVYTGDSSAGFLKWEPRSEGQFFARVKMSSDRQGFTELSSDTISFVLRKSEQAEPPKLLKPLQGEEIGIRIFKAGSFFSWSSNKEFKSYSLDIAADSDFKNILFSKSTNSNFMKPDLDWKEGTFFWRIKGNSNSDEVISSSVGKFTLKPLGSIRLSFPKDGSELGHPVDGKLQFRWDRPDPSGTYKLEVSKDPNFTSKIFETSVRSGQNSVPLQGPGDYYWKVTLLSPEGEVLIASPSSGFKTSDSAPFLSPVYPRDRDKIDLDEKASLSFYWEIEGKSEAYILELLEADQKTLKTVFKKEIKGESYDYRELYRLREGKYQWRLSAKYRDSSGRLRVSLPLTRDFEVIMSATFKAPEILTPKEFYVE from the coding sequence ATGAAATACTTGAATGACGGCCGCATTGTCGTCACTGCTTTAGTTCTACTTCTGTTCTTTTTTTCGGGATTATTATACCTTTATGCAAACGCAGGCCCTAAAACCGGGACCAATAAAGTTGTAGGACAGCTTAAAACAAAACAACTCAAAATATTAAGAAAATTGGATTCAGAAGTTATCTGGGAAGAATTGGACGAGTCCGACCCCATTCGATACAGGGATACCATACGCACGGAAGAAGGTTCGGAAGCAGTATTACTTTTTACTGATGGAGAAAATTCCGCAGAGATCAGAATGGACGAAAGGAGTATGATCCTTGTGGAAGATACCGACAAGATCAGCTTCGTATCCGGTTCCCTTTCCGCAACAGGAGGAGGATCGGGCAATTTGCAAATCAGCTCGGGAGATACTAAGATTTCTCTCGGGAATTCTGACCTAAAAATCTCCAAAGACGAGAACAAGGGTCTAAACCTAGAAGTAAAACAGGGAGAAGCTAAGGTAGTCTCCTCCTCCGGAGAAAATACGGTCGGTAAAAACCAATCCGCCGATCTAAAAGACGGAAAAGTGGAAGTACATACGTTAAATCTGGAAACGGTATCTCCTCCAGATAAAACTTTTTTTCCTATAGCAGTAGAAACTCTTCCGATTAGATTCGAATGGAAAAATTCCCCAAGCGTCAAAACATTCAGATTAGAAATCGCAAAGGATTCCGGATTCAGAACTGGTTTAAAAAAATTGAATGCAGTCGGTACAAACGCATCGATCTCACTCCCAGGCGGCTCCTACTACTGGAGACTTGCCGGAAAAAATCCACAGTCCGGAAAAGACGAATTCAGTTCTTCTAAAAACTTTAAATTAGTATCTTGGAATAAGCCAAAACTTGTCTCGCCGACTAATAAAGAGATCTTCTCATTTACGGAAACCACTCCTCCAGTCCGTTTTCAATGGAATACATTCGATTCCCAGACAAAATATAAACTGGAAGTTTCTTCAGATGCGAACTTTAAACAAATTGTATATACCGGAGACTCCTCCGCAGGTTTCTTAAAATGGGAGCCTAGATCCGAAGGCCAGTTCTTTGCTCGCGTCAAAATGAGTTCCGACAGACAGGGATTCACAGAACTAAGTTCCGATACGATCTCTTTCGTTTTGAGGAAATCGGAACAGGCAGAGCCTCCTAAACTTCTGAAACCTTTACAGGGAGAAGAAATAGGAATCCGTATATTTAAAGCGGGTTCTTTCTTCAGTTGGAGTTCCAACAAGGAATTCAAATCTTATTCCCTGGATATAGCCGCTGATTCCGATTTCAAAAATATCCTTTTCTCCAAATCGACTAACTCAAATTTTATGAAACCGGATCTAGATTGGAAAGAAGGCACATTCTTCTGGAGAATTAAAGGGAACTCTAACTCGGATGAAGTAATTTCTTCTTCCGTTGGTAAGTTTACGTTAAAACCTCTGGGTTCTATCCGACTTTCCTTTCCTAAAGATGGATCCGAATTAGGTCATCCAGTGGACGGCAAATTACAATTCAGATGGGACAGACCCGATCCGAGCGGAACTTATAAATTAGAAGTTTCTAAAGACCCTAATTTTACTTCCAAAATATTCGAAACCTCCGTGCGTTCCGGACAAAACTCAGTACCTCTGCAAGGCCCGGGGGACTATTACTGGAAAGTTACTCTTCTTTCTCCAGAGGGGGAAGTTCTGATCGCAAGTCCTTCGTCCGGATTCAAAACGTCAGACTCTGCTCCTTTCCTATCTCCAGTATATCCGAGGGATAGAGATAAGATAGACTTGGATGAGAAAGCAAGTTTGTCATTTTATTGGGAAATTGAAGGCAAATCCGAGGCATACATTTTGGAGCTTTTAGAGGCAGACCAAAAAACCCTAAAAACGGTATTTAAAAAGGAAATTAAGGGAGAATCCTACGACTATCGAGAGTTGTATAGATTAAGGGAAGGAAAATACCAGTGGAGACTGAGCGCAAAATACAGGGACAGCTCAGGGCGTCTCCGCGTAAGCCTTCCATTGACCAGGGATTTCGAAGTGATCATGTCCGCTACTTTCAAAGCGCCGGAGATTCTGACTCCTAAGGAATTTTATGTTGAGTAA